From Felis catus isolate Fca126 chromosome B4, F.catus_Fca126_mat1.0, whole genome shotgun sequence:
CGAGCCCTCTTTAACATACGAAACCTCCCTTTTTCCTTACCCCCCGCCAACTCTCAGGTGTAttatcagtcactcctcacagccccagcacagctctttctgcaacatgggtcctgtccccgggtttaataaaatcacctttttgtaccaCAGACATCTGAAGAACTCTtccttggccatcagctccagaccCCCGCCACTGTCCAGAACCCACTCGGGACCACCCTGTAGAAGAGCCAAGCGGTactcggagatcttggaaggcaggaggtttgtTTCACaccggcgggctcagaggagatcactctccagagatctgagcccCTAGCATAAGCAGAGGGAAcgatttatagtctgttacttccacaTTTcacattagtagtaatttggcgcACGAGGCAaacagggcaggaagaagaacctggaaaGGGAGTCTTTGGCTGGGGACTGGAatttccctatcagtcctgtcgGCCATCTTACAGCAGATTTCTCCCTAACACCACCACTCCAAAGTGGCATCACTGACTTCTGGGGAAAACTAGGAGGGCCCTGAATGGCCTGACCACAAGCTCTTCTCTCCACTCTGCTCCCATAGACCAGGCCCCCTGACCTGTCACAGGACCAGGCACAGCCTCTGTCTATCCCTTAGTAGTGGGCGTCAGTCCCCCACCCGCCCACAGAATCACTCCCAACAGATCAATCACATCCTCCTGCAAGAACCAATGGACACCCGCCCTCTTGTTCCTACAACGCCTTCCCTGGTCCCGCGGTCCTGTTCCCGAGTGCGATCTCCGTACAGTTCCACGCGGCAGGCAGTGTCCTCTTCCAAGGCTGCGAGTCCGTGTAACTCACAAACTGAGGTTGGTCCTGATTGTCCATGTCCCTGTCATGGATCTGGCCATCTCCATCACCCTATGGCAGGAGCCCCTTCCTCACCAGTGGGGACGAATAGGAGAAATTTAAAACAGATACAGAAGGAAATATAGCTAATGAAAAGTGCCTTAGCGGGTTACTACTTAGAGCTGCTGGGTATCTGTCCTAAGACCCTCTCAAGAGTTCTGGGGGCCAGAGTAGAAATACCAACCCGGTGCGCTGAAAGAGCTAACTTTGCCAGGTAACAGTTGAGGGCTGTCCCTGGGGCATTCACCTCCCACACCAGACACGCGGAGGCTCCGCCAGCCAGAGCGAGCCCTGAGGCAGAGATGCAGAGCCGGCAGGTGGGTCTGCGGGCAGGACAGCTGTGAGGGGGTACGGGCAGAGGCCCCTGGAGCAGTGGGAAAGGGCAGTGGTCCATTTGGCCAAAATCCTGTTAGCTCCCAAGTTGTTCTGCAAAATTCACTAATCCGCACATCTTTTGGCACCAATAAAGCtctagggaagaaaagaggattggtaaagggaaaaaagaaaaacgttgATGGTCTGATAGAATCGCTAATTCACCTCTCTACCCACGAGCAATCAGGAACGACATCTTCTTGGCTGGGGCTTCTCAGACTCTAGCACGTATCAAGATCACCTGGAAGGCGTGGGGCTCAACTCCAGAGTCTCTCCTCAAGCAGGCTGGTGGGAGGCCTGAGAGCccgcatttctaacaagttccctggTGGTGCCGATGCTggtggtccagggaccacagcTGGCCCGAAGCCAGGGCTCTGCCACCAAAGGTCTTCAAACACGGAGCTGTGGAGACCTGGCATTCATGATAAGGATGTGACAGAGTCAAAATGACATTACAGCAAGTCTCCTCAACAGAGGGATGGACCATCGAAGCATGAggttaaataaaagaacaatcaGCAGCTTTATCTTTGCAGCATTATAATTCGAGGAGACAATGAGATTTCTTTTATACAGATCACGTCCAGGTAAGAGCAAGTAAGGGCAGTAAGGACGGCAGCTAAACCTGTATTCACACAAAGTCCTGGACATTTTTTCCATGACGGGTGACCAGGGGCTTCCTAAAGAGATGGTATTGAGAACTGGAGTCAGGGTCACTCTTTCCCGGGCGACAACTGGGCACTTCTCTGTTGATAAGGAAATGTCTCGCgcttgcctttatttatttatttatttatttaattatttatttatttatttttgagacagagagagacagagcatgaacgggggaggggcagagagagagggagacacagaatcggaagcaggctccaggctccgagccatcagcccagagcccgacgcggggctcgaactcacggaccgcgagatcgtgacctgagctgaagtcgaacgcttaaccgactgcacctcccaggcgccccaaggcttgcCTTTATTCCTCTAGTCCGACAGGAGTCTGGTTTTGCCTTTGGAAACAGCCCCAGTGTCTTGATCTCACGGAAGGTCCCGCTTGCGCATAAAAAGAGGACCACCTGACTAGCCCTTTAACTTTGGCCTCTGAATTCAAGAGCTCAAGATGCTATCCCCAGATCCATTACTGcttgaaaagaaaggagaggaaaagccTGAAATCTCACCATCAGGTGACGTAGGAAAGCCCATCACACTGCTCTTGCTGAGATGTGAGACAGCGTATCGATACAAAGCACAAGGAAGTCTTTCCTCCCCGAAATCTCTACTGAACCTTGGCATTCAGCCCCCAAAGGAGCTTTTCCTCAGAAGCTCTAGCTTCCCCGGCCATTATTGAAAGGGCCAGGCTCATCATTCATACAACTGTCATCTTCCAAATGCGTATTGAGTGCCTTCTGTGTGATAGGTAATGTGCATTCTACAAGAGCATATTCAGAACGCGGTCTGACAGGTGTAAGAGGCTCCCGCGAGGGCCTATGTGTCCAGGGAGATCCAgctgaaatcctgccatttcagATGCATTCCTTGCTAGTGAGGTACGAGGTCTTGAAGGGAC
This genomic window contains:
- the LOC111561284 gene encoding uncharacterized protein LOC111561284 isoform X1 — protein: MRSQSLLMSHCVRLPTYSFVTFVASFQCSQSPAPLAFCHFTLQSCSNGARQPLAYYMAAPDPSGLLGEKAYRHLKNSSLAISSRPPPLSRTHSGPPCRRAKRYSEILEGRRPGPLTCHRTRHSLCLSLSSGRQSPTRPQNHSQQINHILLQEPMDTRPLVPTTPSLVPRSCSRVRSPYSSTRQAVSSSKAASPCNSQTEVGPDCPCPCHGSGHLHHPMAGAPSSPVGTNRRNLKQIQKEI
- the LOC111561284 gene encoding uncharacterized protein LOC111561284 isoform X3; the protein is MRSQSLLMSHCVRLPTYSFVTFVASFQCSQSPAPLAFCHFTLQSCSNGARQPLAYYMAAPDPSGLLGEKAYRHLKNSSLAISSRPPPLSRTHSGPPCRRAKRYSEILEGRRSITSSCKNQWTPALLFLQRLPWSRGPVPECDLRTVPRGRQCPLPRLRVRVTHKLRLVLIVHVPVMDLAISITLWQEPLPHQWGRIGEI
- the LOC111561284 gene encoding uncharacterized protein LOC111561284 isoform X2, yielding MVLRTFNMIAFLSQDTALSLPGALLQRTHNQPPLSLIPPFGPTSPSNATLRWGLFQKTGRHLKNSSLAISSRPPPLSRTHSGPPCRRAKRYSEILEGRRPGPLTCHRTRHSLCLSLSSGRQSPTRPQNHSQQINHILLQEPMDTRPLVPTTPSLVPRSCSRVRSPYSSTRQAVSSSKAASPCNSQTEVGPDCPCPCHGSGHLHHPMAGAPSSPVGTNRRNLKQIQKEI